In Myxococcus xanthus, the DNA window GGAGAACGCTGCCTTTCCCTTCTGTTCCAAGCGCTGCCGCGCCGTGGACCTCGGCCGGTGGCTCGGCGAGGAGTACCGCGTCCCCGACCGGCAGGCGGATGAGCAGGAAGACGAGCTGCCCGCCGACAGCCACCCGGCACGCCAGCACGGCGACGCATGAGCGGCTTTGTCGACCTGCATTGCCATCTGCTGCCCGGCGTGGATGACGGGGCACGCACGCTGGAAGACGCGCTGGAGATGGCGCGTGCGCTGGTCGACCTCGGCTTCTCCACCGTCGCCCCCAGTCCGCACGCGCGCCCCGAGTACGCCCCCGTGGAGGTGGTGGACGTGCGCCGTGCGGAGCTGGCGGAGGCCCTGGAGCGCGAGCGCATCCCGCTGGCATTGGGGCGCAACGCGGAGAACGTGCTCGACGATGCCTTCCTGCGCGGCCTCAGCACACCCCAGGCCCGCAAGTTGGGCCCGGGCCGCTACGTGCTCGTGGAGCTGCCCTACACCGCGCCCGTCCCCGCGCTGCCGGACATCCTCTTCCGCATCCGTACCAAGGGCGTGGTGCCGCTGCTGGCGCATCCCGAGCGCTGCCTGGAGTTCGAGCGGAAGGGCCGCGCCGCGGAGGCCGTGCGAGCTGGGGCATTGTTGCAACTGGATATCGGTGCGCTCATCGGCCGCTATGGCGGCACGGCGAAGAAGCTGTCCCGCGCCTTCCTGGACGACGGGCTCTATGCGGTGGGCGCCACGGACCTGCATGGGC includes these proteins:
- a CDS encoding DNA gyrase inhibitor YacG, yielding MSTLTCPICQKPVPPRGENAAFPFCSKRCRAVDLGRWLGEEYRVPDRQADEQEDELPADSHPARQHGDA
- a CDS encoding tyrosine-protein phosphatase, whose product is MSGFVDLHCHLLPGVDDGARTLEDALEMARALVDLGFSTVAPSPHARPEYAPVEVVDVRRAELAEALERERIPLALGRNAENVLDDAFLRGLSTPQARKLGPGRYVLVELPYTAPVPALPDILFRIRTKGVVPLLAHPERCLEFERKGRAAEAVRAGALLQLDIGALIGRYGGTAKKLSRAFLDDGLYAVGATDLHGPVGARDWVGRSLAELRSRAGEASFARLMRDNPATLLAGESLESDPD